The nucleotide window GCCCTCTTTAGCCTCACCTGATTAAAAAACCTGTCGGAAACCGGCTGATCCTCCCTCAACCTGTATATAGCAACCGACCCCCTCTCAACGCCCCTTCTCGTACTTACCTGCTGACTGCTCCCCCTCATGACCCTGGCAAGTCAAAACCACATGAGCTCTGAACCTATTAACCGGCAACGAATATACATTACACTCCTCACCTCCTTGCAATTTTTCCTAATTTTAGCCTTCAGCGCCACAGAAGTTATTATATTTTATGTTATATTTGAAGCTACCCTTATCCCCACTCTTATTATCATCACACGCTGGGGAAACCAAACAGAACGCCTCAACGCAGGCACATATTTCCTGTTCTACACACTAGCGGGGTCCCTACCACTTCTTGTTGCTCTCCTCCTTCTTCAGAACAGTACAGGCACCCTATCTCTCCTAACTCTTCAATATTCCGACCCCTTGTACCTTAACTCCTATGCAGATAAACTATGATGAGCTGGCTGCCTACTAGCCTTCTTAGTTAAAATGCCCTTGTATGGTGTTCACCTCTGATTACCCAAAGCGCACGTTGAAGCCCCCATTGCCGGCTCCATAGTTCTTGCTGCCGTCCTCCTAAAACTAGGAGGCTATGGCATAATACGAATGATAGTGATACTCGAGCCCCTCACCAAAGACCTAAGCTACCCCTTCATTGTCTTCGCACTCTGAGGGGTAATTATAACGGGCTCTATCTGCCTTCGCCAAACAGATCTAAAATCACTCATTGCCTACTCCTCAGTCAGCCACATAGGTCTCGTTGCAGGGGGAATCCTCATCCAAACGCCCTGAGGATTCACCGGAGCCCTCATCCTAATAATCGCCCACGGCCTGACTTCCTCCGCCCTCTTCTGCCTGGCTAACACTAACTACGAGCGAACCCATAGCCGCACCATGCTACTAGCACGAGGTCTCCAAATGGTCCTCCCCTTAATGGCAACATGGTGATTCTTCGCCAGCCTTGCTAACCTAGCCCTCCCGCCACTACCAAACCTCATGGGTGAATTAATAATTATTACCTCCCTAT belongs to Xiphias gladius mitochondrion, complete genome and includes:
- the ND4 gene encoding NADH dehydrogenase subunit 4 (TAA stop codon is completed by the addition of 3' A residues to the mRNA), whose product is MLKILIPTLMLAPTTWLSSPKWLWPSTLAHSFMIALFSLTWLKNLSETGWSSLNLYMATDPLSTPLLVLTCWLLPLMTLASQNHMSSEPINRQRMYITLLTSLQFFLILAFSATEVIMFYVMFEATLIPTLIIITRWGNQTERLNAGTYFLFYTLAGSLPLLVALLLLQNSTGTLSLLTLQYSDPLYLNSYADKLWWAGCLLAFLVKMPLYGVHLWLPKAHVEAPIAGSMVLAAVLLKLGGYGMMRMMVMLEPLTKDLSYPFIVFALWGVIMTGSICLRQTDLKSLIAYSSVSHMGLVAGGILIQTPWGFTGALILMIAHGLTSSALFCLANTNYERTHSRTMLLARGLQMVLPLMATWWFFASLANLALPPLPNLMGELMIITSLFNWSWWTLALTGAGTLITAGYSLYMFLMTQRGPLPAHIIALDPSHSREHLLILLHLLPLLLLILKPELIWGWTA